AACACCCGGTGTTCGACCAGCCAGCCATCGCGGCCCAGGCAAGGCTCGACGAGATCCAGGGTCGTGACCGGATCTGGTTCTGCGGCAGCTACTTCGGACAGGGTTATCACGAGGACGCATTGCGCTCAGCTGTCGCCGTCGCCGCCGGCCTCGGCGGCGATGTCACCCGGCTGAGGCAGCCGACCCCCGACACGAAGCCAAACGCGGCTCGAAGGTAACCCTGAAAACGATAAAGCCCGCCCCTGGTCGAACCGGGAGCGGGCTTCTACGTTATGCGCGACGGTGAGGCGCGAACGCTAGCGGCGCCTAGCCAGCCGAGGGCTGAGGCGCTGAACCCGGACGGGTACCATCCTCAGCGCCTGCCGGCGCTCTGCCTCACGCTGCGCGCGCACCGTCATCGCAATGCCGATGAAGGCGACGAGAGAAGCGATCATTAGCGTCATGGCTGTCTCCAGTTGAGCGGCATGGAACGATCAGCCGCCGATTGCGGCCTTGCCCGCTAAGATTGGTCCAGCGTACCGCGAATTCCAGCGACACGGTGAACCGCCAAATCTGCTCACGCAGTTGACTGGGGACAGGGCTGCGAGGAAAGACGCACTCGCCAGTTCATGGTGGCCGCCGCGCTGTGCTAGTCTCCCGTTCAGGGATTCGGTCAAAAGAAGCTGCATCCATCGAACCGGCCGCATCCCCGGGACCCCTTCGCGGCGCGATGGCATCGCACCCGTACCCCGGCGTTCACAGGAAGGGAATGCAATCCAGCTTCGCGAAGGATGGCACCGGCGATGATGCAGAACGGCTACTTACTGATCGAAACCCTTGACGATCGGCCGAATCAGGTGTGCATCGCGATGGCGCGCCTCCCACCGCCACACCCGGCGCCCCTCTGCCCGACCGACGGTGGCCCCCGTCTACATTACCTGGCCCGTTTCAACGACATCGAGGCGGCCATGATGCATGCCCACAAGGCGCTACGCCGACGTCTCGTCGATGCCGATAAACACATCTACCGAGCCGATCGACTCGCAGCCGTGGCTGCCGTCGACACGATCGCCTTACCCCACCATCGCATCTATCTCGATCCGTTCATCGCCGCCGACCCACGCCTCATCGAAGAGATCGCCCGGCGCCGGGCTCAACAGCATCGACGCGGCCTCCTCTGGCAGGGGATCGGCAACGCCGCCCTCATCCTCCTCGCGGGCCTGATGCTCACGGGTCTGATGGCGCTCAGTCTCTGCGGCCATTGCAGATCAATTCGCCCACAGGCAGTGCACACTGTGGCGCCCGCCGACCCGGATCTCGGGCGGATAGACCTGGGCACAGACCGGCCGTGCGTCCGGGCAACGCGGATGGAAGCGGCAACCGGCAGGAGGATCGGCCGGCGATGGCCGTTCGCCGGCGAGCCGGATGACCGGGCGCCGCTCGGCCTTCTCGACGACAGGCACGGCCGAGAGCAGGGCGCGCGTATAGGGATGGCGAGGGTGATCGAGAACCTCATCGACGGTACCCTGCTCGACGATCCGCCCGAGGTACATGACGGCGACCTCGTCGGCCATCTCGGCCACGACCGACAGATCGTGCGTGATGAAGAGATAAGCGATCACCCGTTCGCGCTGGAGTCGTTCGAGGAGATTCAGGATCTGGGCCTGCACCGACACGTCGAGGGCACTCGTCGGCTCGTCGCAGACGATCAGCCGCGGGTCGAGCGCCAGCGCCCTGGCGATTCCGATCCGCTGGCGCTGGCCGCCCGAGAACTGGTGTGGCCAGCGCCCCGCGTCGTCCGCGGCGAGCCCGACCTGCTCGAGCAGCTCGGCAACCCGGCGACGGCCGGCGTCGCGCGGCATGAGCTTCATCGACCACAGCCCCTCGCCAATGACGTCGCCGACCCGTTGGCGCGGATTCATGGCCCCATAAGCATCCTGAAAGACGATCTGGAGGTCCTTGCGCAAGGGGCGAAGCTCATCCTCAGCGAGCAGCATCAGGTCCCGGCCGTGATACCAGACCGCCCCGGCGGTGGGCGCCACCAGCCGCAGCAGCGCCCGTCCGACCGTGGTCTTACCGCAGCCCGACTCACCGACGAGGGCCAGGGTGCGACCGGGTTGCAGGGTCAGCGAGACACCGTCGACGGCGCGTACCCGCCCAACCTCCCGGCGCAACAATCCGCGACGGACCGGGAAGTGGACCGCGAGATTTTCGACACGCAGCAGCACCTCATCCTTGCCTGTCAACGGCTGAACCGGTACTAACCCGTCGACGAGGCGCTGCGTCGCATCCGCCCAGCGGTGGCACCGCACCCGATGCCCGCCGGCGACCGGTTGCCAGGAGGGCTCGCGGGAGCGGCACTCGGGTCGAACGAGGTCACAACGCGCAGCAAACAGGCACCCGGCGACGACCGCCCCGGGCGCCGGGACCCGTCCGGGGATCCCGGCGCCGACGGCAACGCGCCGGGGCAGCGACGGCCGGCTCGCGAGCAGCCGACGACTGTAGGGATGGGCCGGCCCGTCGAAGAAGACCGCGCACGGGGCCTCCTCGACGAGGCGGCCGGCATACATGACGGCGAGGTGGTCGGCGGTCTCGGCGACGACACCCAAATCATGGGTGATCAGAAGCAGCGCCATCCCGCTCTGGCGCTGGAGGTCCTTGAGGAGCTTGAGGATCTCGGCCTGGATCGTGACATCGAGGGCCGTGGTCGGCTCGTCGGCGATCAGAAGTTGCGGCTGCCCAGCCAGGGCCATCGCGATCATGACCCGCTGCTTCATTCCCCCGGAGAGCTGATGGGGATAATCTGCGAAACGCTCCCGGGGCGTCGGAATCCCGACTTCGGCGAGTAGCTCGGCGGCCCGATCGTTCACCTGCCGGGCTCGCCGCAGTCCGGTGTGCCGGCGCACTGCCTCAGCAATCTGGGCGCCGACGGTCAGGACCGGATTGAGCGCGGTCTGCGGCTCCTGGAAGACCATCGCCATCCGCCCTCCCCGAATCTCCCGCATGACCGGCTCCGGCAGGCCCAACAGATCGGTCCCGGAAAGCCGCACGCGACCTGCAACCTCTGCGGCCGTTGGCGAGAGCAGCCGCATCAGGGCCAAGGCGGTCATCGACTTGCCGCAACCGGACTCGCCGAGGAGCGCCAACGTCTCACCATGGGCGATCTCGAGGTTCAGCCCGTCGACAACCGCCGCCCCACCCCCGAGATGCGAGATTCGCACCGTGAGATCGCGGACCTCGAGCACTGGTTCGGTCATCGCCGACAGGACGAGCGCTCCTCTAACATGGCTCCGGGATAAGGCGCGTCATCTATCTCACCTCACACGACCATCCCCGGCGATTAGCAGCACCAACCAGTCACGGGCAAGCCCAAAACGAATGGCGCTGTCACAGGGACATGGTTCGTCTCCTCGTCCCATGACTCCAAGTGCGATCGTTGAACCTAGAAACGGCAGTTGACCGCTTCCCTGTCGATTCAAGTCGCTGAAATCGGGTCGAATCTTTGCGCGACTCGGGCTCACCGGCTGGGTGAGGGGCGCTACGGCCCACGAGGTGCATCCCGCCGAGAACACAGGAGAAGCCAAGACGTGCAATAGCCCTCCTATCGCAACGAGCCGTAATGCCGCCGGGTGGTGCGAGGGGCGTACTTCGACGACCGTCACGCCCATCACCCAGCCGATAGGAAAACGCTGTTTTAATCGCGCTTCCCGTGCGGGGCGGGAGGTCCCGCCATTATCAGCGGCCTAAGCGGCTGATAATGAGGGACTCGCAAAACCGCACCTTGCCATTCCGTCTGATCTTTAGCCAGGATGGCCAATAGACCAGTATCTCCATAGGTGCAATTCGCGCAAAGGCCCGGCGCGAGATCATCGGGTTCGACCCATAGTGAAACAGGCTACTGCCGTTTTCGCTTGGACGATAGCCAGAAAGGTCAAGGGTCTAGCGAGACCTGGTCGACGGCCGCTCCGAGGCTACGCAGACCTTACCATTGTTACCACTGTCGCCCCGCCACGGGGACCAGGATCATCTTGCAGGGCCCGAACCCGATTGCTTCCAATGCTGTTCGCATGCACAGTGTTATTGGCAATGGATCTCAGTTGCGAGAAATCAGACCCCTTGCTATCGTCAGAAACTCTCGATACGAGGTCCGGGACTTCCGTCCTGGATCAAAACCATCCCGATTTCCGAGGTGACTAGCGTGACGAAACAGGCTGATTGGCTGGTTTTCCAACTCGATGAACTGGTCGCTAACGTCGAGCGTAGCGGGGTGACATTGAAGGAGTTCCTGCGTACTCCGTCGCTCTCTTGCTCGATCTATCATCTTCCCGCCGGCTCCAAGGACATGGCCAGCGCGCACGAAGAGGATGAGCTCTATCTGGTCCTCGACGGCAGCGCCCATCTGCGCCTCGGCGAGACCGGACACCACGTTCAGAAGGGAACTTTGATGTACGTGCCGGCCGCATGCAGTCACGCCTTCTTCGATATCGACAGCGACCTCACAGTACTTGCCTTCTTCGGGGCACCAGTCCGCGACCTCGGTATGCGTGGTCAACACGACGCGCACCGCGATCGCTAAGGCAACCCGAAAACGGTCCTGGGTGAATGCGGACGATTCGGCGCGCCCACCGGTAGTGCCGTCGCCGACCAGCCTGGCTGGCTGGCTCACCGAACCGCATTATCGACCGTGCGGC
This portion of the Thioflavicoccus mobilis 8321 genome encodes:
- a CDS encoding ABC transporter ATP-binding protein produces the protein MTEPVLEVRDLTVRISHLGGGAAVVDGLNLEIAHGETLALLGESGCGKSMTALALMRLLSPTAAEVAGRVRLSGTDLLGLPEPVMREIRGGRMAMVFQEPQTALNPVLTVGAQIAEAVRRHTGLRRARQVNDRAAELLAEVGIPTPRERFADYPHQLSGGMKQRVMIAMALAGQPQLLIADEPTTALDVTIQAEILKLLKDLQRQSGMALLLITHDLGVVAETADHLAVMYAGRLVEEAPCAVFFDGPAHPYSRRLLASRPSLPRRVAVGAGIPGRVPAPGAVVAGCLFAARCDLVRPECRSREPSWQPVAGGHRVRCHRWADATQRLVDGLVPVQPLTGKDEVLLRVENLAVHFPVRRGLLRREVGRVRAVDGVSLTLQPGRTLALVGESGCGKTTVGRALLRLVAPTAGAVWYHGRDLMLLAEDELRPLRKDLQIVFQDAYGAMNPRQRVGDVIGEGLWSMKLMPRDAGRRRVAELLEQVGLAADDAGRWPHQFSGGQRQRIGIARALALDPRLIVCDEPTSALDVSVQAQILNLLERLQRERVIAYLFITHDLSVVAEMADEVAVMYLGRIVEQGTVDEVLDHPRHPYTRALLSAVPVVEKAERRPVIRLAGERPSPADPPAGCRFHPRCPDARPVCAQVYPPEIRVGGRHSVHCLWAN
- a CDS encoding cupin domain-containing protein, coding for MTKQADWLVFQLDELVANVERSGVTLKEFLRTPSLSCSIYHLPAGSKDMASAHEEDELYLVLDGSAHLRLGETGHHVQKGTLMYVPAACSHAFFDIDSDLTVLAFFGAPVRDLGMRGQHDAHRDR